The DNA region TTACATCTTATAATAGTTATTtactattaataattaaatatattattctttGATATGTGTTTTTTCCCAATAGTTATAATggaaaattgaatattttttttattagtaacaCTAAGAAATACAAATTAAGCGAAAACACTCTTGATTTCAATATACAATTTTAATTCTaacaatttcatatatttggTATGTCTACAGGAACAAATGTACCCACCATTTATCACCAACAAAAAGCATGACCACCAGCCCCTCCTCCCCCTAGTCCCAGTGATCTTCCATGACGGCCGCCTAGTAAAGCGGCCAACACCATCCACAGCACTCTCGATCCTTCTATGGATGCCCTTTGGCATCTTACTTGCAATAATCCGCATTAGTTTGGGAATAATGCTACCAATATGGGTAGCTCCCCACGTGTCTAAACTATTTGGTGGCATGGTTATTGTCAAGGGCAAACCACCCCCACCTGTGTCTAGTGGCAACCCTGGGGTACTATTTGTGTGCAGTCACCGAACCCTAATGGACCCTGTTGTCCTCTCCACAGTACTTGGTCGTAGAATCCCAGCTGTAACATACTCCATTTCTCGATTATCAGAAATGATTTCACCAATCCCCACTGTTAGATTGACACGTAGCCGCGAAGTTGACTCGGAGAAAATCAAGCAAGAATTAGCCAGAGGGGACCTAGTGGTTTGTCCTGAAGGAACAACATGTAGGGAACCTTTTCTTTTAAGGTTTAGTGCTCTGTTTGCTGAACTAACTGATCGAATTGTGCCTGTGGCAATGAATTATCGTGTTGGTTTCTTCCATGCAACCACAGCTAGGGGTTGGAAAGGATTGGAccccattttcttcttcatgaATCCTAGGCCAATCTATGAGGTCACATTCTTGAACCAATTACCAGTGGAAGCAACATGTTCATCTGGGAAAAGTCCACATGATGTTGCAAACTATGTGCAAAGGATATTGGCTACTACGTTAGGGTTTGAGTGCACAAACTTTACTAGGAAGGACAAGTACAGGGTTTTGGCTGGAAATGATGGAACTGTGTCATATATCTCGTTCGTTGATCAGATTAAGAAGGTGGTGAGCACTTTCAAGCCATTTATTCACTAAGATAATATGCGAATAAGATCGACCCCATTATTTGTTGATGTATTTTGAATTGTGGTATTTTCGTTGATTTTGTAAATGGGGTGGGCTtgtatttattctttctttctttttttctttgttttttttttttaataatcctTTTTGGTGGATTGTTGTTTCTAGAATTGTTGAATAATGTATGAGGTTGATGACTAATGTTGGTCAGTTGCAAGTTACAACCTTATTGTCCATTATGTACTACAAGAAACATGACTAGTTTCAACCCACTTTTTTCAAGGGTTCACTGAAAATGGTTAAAATAAACGCTAACAAACTGGCGCGCTAATTAAAATATGACTAATCTTGTTACAATGGTCATCAAAACCcttgaaataaactaaaaaactaaaatcctgCGTAATTGCTGCCTccaaattttcacatttttcaatgAAATTCTAACACAACCCTTAATAAAAGATATCCAAATGTTTCAACCTTCGAAATAaagtctctttctctccctcaaactcaaaatttagaaaaccaATTTTCGAATATAGTCTGTGCTCACTCTCTTagaaaattctctctctctctctctctctctcactttcaaAAACTTTCATGGagtccaacaacaacaaaaacacagaGACCATCAAATTCCTCTGCAGTTATGGCGGAAAAATCCTCCCTCGCTACACCGATGGCACTCTTCGTTACGCCGGTGGCCTGACACGTGTCCTCGCCGTCGATCACTCTATTTCTTTCACAGGTTTGTGTGCTCTTCCATTTTCAGATTCGATTTTTGTGAATTCGTTTGGTTTTTTGTGagtaattaatcaaattttttttttcttgttgttgttaCTGAGTTGATGGTAAAGCTCGGAGAGTTCTGTGGCTCATCGGTGAATCTTCAGTGTCAATTGCCGACCGGTGACTtggaaaccctaattttgatcacGTCCAATGATAGGTTGAGGCGTGATGGTCGGTGATCCTATCTCCGACAACGACCTGTCGTTGATAGTCAGAGCTTTCTCTTCCGCCCTTTCGTCCGAttacaggtctctctctctctctctgtgtttgttttccgagaaaaaaaattgaatttggaaATTACCAGTAGAACTTTGCAAAGAATTTTTTggtattctctctctcattctctccatTGATATTTCTCTGCCTTACCAATAATATAATTTAGGGCTAGGGTTTGGATACTTTGGAAATGGAATTACATCCCAGTCCTTTGGAATCTGAAGTATGGTTTGAAcatattatattcttaaaaagGAGTTGGTAAGCGTTAATGGTGTAGTATTTTGCTAATATCAATTTAAGTATAGGTTGGATCTATGAGGTTTTTTTGTGTTGCTGTGTTTGTTAATTTTAGGTTTCCTGTGGAAACGAGCATTGGTTTATCAATagtatcaatttaatttttacttggTTTGGGTCATTGCAATTCAATGCTATGTTCAGTTTCTTTAcattgctaaaattttttacactcattttgtttataaaacTTACTAGAGCTTATGAAGTTTATAAGTTCATTTTCAAGTTATGTAGCTTGGAATTGGCAATCTATTTTTCCCATATATTTGTTATTGTTCTATTCCAATGAATACAGAGCctgcattcttttttctttttgataagatGTTTATGTCTGACCTGAAAGTATTAACTCGATCTAGTTATGGCATGGTGTCAATGCATCATATTGATGCATTATAAACTTGTAAAACTTCCTATAGTGCTAGAAAATTTACCATTTGAGTATGTGGGTAACAGGAATAAGACCTTCCATCTGagttaaaattttgattgcaGATATGGGCAgtttgacatttaaatgatgacttCCAAGTTTTCATGAAGCATTCCTTTACCttaacattaaaattaattactatGGATTAATGCCGTAAAAAATGTACTTAGATTCATAA from Castanea sativa cultivar Marrone di Chiusa Pesio chromosome 6, ASM4071231v1 includes:
- the LOC142638775 gene encoding glycerol-3-phosphate acyltransferase 5-like, with the protein product METNTEMEKSQMDSVVAELEGVLLKDPDPFSYFMLVAFEASGLIRFALLLMLWPLICLLNMMGLENASFNLMIFVAFAGVHESEIESVARAVLTKFYMDDIDMEAWKVFSSYDKRVVVTETPRIMVERFVKEHLRADEVIGSELVVNRFGFATGFIKKDSRSISDRVAKLFVDETPSLGLGRPAATGSSFMSQCKEQMYPPFITNKKHDHQPLLPLVPVIFHDGRLVKRPTPSTALSILLWMPFGILLAIIRISLGIMLPIWVAPHVSKLFGGMVIVKGKPPPPVSSGNPGVLFVCSHRTLMDPVVLSTVLGRRIPAVTYSISRLSEMISPIPTVRLTRSREVDSEKIKQELARGDLVVCPEGTTCREPFLLRFSALFAELTDRIVPVAMNYRVGFFHATTARGWKGLDPIFFFMNPRPIYEVTFLNQLPVEATCSSGKSPHDVANYVQRILATTLGFECTNFTRKDKYRVLAGNDGTVSYISFVDQIKKVVSTFKPFIH